The nucleotide sequence GTGGATGACAGATGGATCTTCCTCAGATAAGGAAATTCCAACCTTGGGTGTTCTAGATTCATTGTTGCTTTCCTTAGTGGAGGGGTCTTCAATATTCAATATCTGGTGAGTGTATCTCCTGCGGGCGGAGCTAGTTTCCCCGCCTATAGTGAATCCGCCTACGAGTGTATTGAGTGTGAGGTGTATAACTTTATCATTCTCGCTTATGGACGTATCCTTGGTCGTTTTTGGCATGTGACTTCCCATATCCTCCCACCCCCACAAATGGGGTTTATCTTGTCGTATTTTTTTGGACGTGCCCCTTTTGAATTAATCTCTCAAATTTTCATGAGTTGGTAACAGTCTTTAGTGTGATGTCCTTTAACCATGTGGAACTTGCATTATGTTCCTTTTTCGGGACCCATCACCTCCGCACTCTCAACAATGTCTGCCCTAACCAAATTTTTTGCAGAACGAGATAAACAGGACGATCATGcctgtttgccacccctagatatGCTCCTTATCCAAAGgtcaaaatcaaaaagaaatttgaaatccaAATTTAACTTTCCTAATTGTATTATTTACGAAATAATCAGTCCATCAATCTTTCTAGAACTATTAAGAGAAATTCCTCATGAAAAGTGAGAGCTATTAAAGTAAAAAAGAAGTAAAAAGtataaattaaagaaataaaCTTAAAAATGAGAATTAAAAGGTAATGATATAAAATTTAGAAATAAAGTTATATcatgtttggattgacttttgAAGGACCCATAATCAATTCTATAGGTGtataattgattctacttgaagctagaatttgtagcttctacctccagaattgattctgggtgatttttacactgaaatttatagttcaactcacttttacataaatataccaaacataaatcaattctgctaaaataaattctgttaaaatcaattgtaccaaactcaattctgctaTAACCAATTTTATTTCAATCTGTTTGATATTGTTCATAATCCTTTTGAGCATATTTGGTGATTAAGTATGAAAACTGCAGAGAGGCTAATGAATTATATTAATTTGAATAGAGATCTTTTGATGATTCATATATTTCACATTTTGTAGGATTTTACAACAAATGTTTGTCTATGCTTTATTACGATATTTCGtaaatttatttatctttgaaaCACAATCTTAATTGCAGATTTTGCATTTTTGGCAATTGGAACAACTCTAATATATTTCTAATTCTTGATGCAATTGTAAGATGTAAAATTAATTGTTGAGTTTATTGTTGCGAAGATAAAGTCCGATGTTGGTGCATATAATTACAATTTTACAATTTTACAATATAACGGTTGATGCATATAATTAGtctatattaatttataatattgtgAATGTTTAGGATCTATAAACAAattataaaacaaattttaaaactgaCAAATAAAATATTGCGATGTATAATATGAATTCACACGGAATCCGTGCATTAACTCGAGTATTTTACTAGTTTAGAAATAAAGTTAAAGCATTGTTAATTTATTATAACACTAACAAACTAAGAGAGAGGTATGAACAGTAAATAATATCCCGCTACTAGCTGTAATTACTGTTAAGATTTTACTTTAACAAATAAAATGATCAtatataaagaataataataaaataaaatgattataaaAGAAGTAAATAGTAAAAGTTAAAAGAAATAAACTTAAAAGAATGAGAggtaattataaaaaatttagaaataaagTTGAAACATTATTAATTTGTTATAAAACTAAGAAACTAAGAGAGAGGTATCCAACCCTGAAAAAATACGGTTATTTTAACGTActatcaaaaatatataataagtagaagggtataagattgttaccaccaaAAGGATACAACTGCCTATCACTGTCCTTGCTTTCCACAAACATCTCTCTCCAAGTCTATAGTAGTTGTACACCAGTAGAACCGCTCtccagttgtactcatggatacgTGCGATATTCGATAACTACATCAGGTAGACGACGTCTGTGTACGacgagctcgtgtccacaaagagctgagtacctatcaaatataggaagtaacatctcaacgCCCACTCTCTATGTATATCCACCTCTACCTCGTCACCAACAGGCTCCTCTGCCGCAACAAGCTCCTCTAGAGATCCCTCtcctgaaattttaaaaaaatatatggttATTAATAAGCAAATTCAGAAACTgaagaaaaaaagtaataagtaataacaaaggaaaatttaccgctccctcccagatacgcatGATTGCATGATCTGCATACCTTGTCAACATGGATGCATCTATAGCGCCCGTGGTACTAAATAGCCTCAGACATTGGATCATCCCTGTGCAGCCCCGGAAGTGGCACAACAGATCTTGCATTGGCTGTCACTGGCACATAAATAGAAGTAAACGTACTGCCACGATGACGTCTGCGGGGGGTAGcatctgtgaggaaccctcaACATCATCCCGAGGCCTCTGTGGTGTAGTAGTAGTTAGGGAAGGGCCCTCGAGTGGAACAGACGTAGAAAACTCCTCAATTGGGACAGATGGAGAAGGCCTGACTCGAGCGAGTGTATCTTGTACATTTGCTGCAACGACAACTCCATCAATGACCTGAGATAATACACACACTCGTTCACGCCGCACAAATGCGTGTTGTGCAGTCCTCTCATGTACTACTCCGACCTGATTTATAAacaaagattctctttttagattcattgaataatgaatgtatctagtctaaataaaagaccagatacattcattattcaatgaacctaaaaaaaaagaatctttgcttataaataatgCTGGAGGAAGTATATCCCTATTCGGATCGTGGGCCATAATGCATGCATTGTGATATAAATAACATTGAGTTAGatactactccctccgttttttattataagtcgttttagacttttcacatagattaagaaaaataataattgttgtatgaaaatgaagaattatgaaggtttttacaaaattatccttcattaatgacatgtggaagataaatttatataattgaaaggagagagaataataaatatttaaggatataataggaaaaatagcattaattattcattggaattgtaaaacgacttatattaaaatacaatttttttccaaaacgacttataataaaaaacggagggagtatgtatttataaataaataagaaagtaaaaaaaatactattctACGGAAGTACCTTAGTTTCCAAAAATTatggtgcttccgtagatgcatctacggaaggttctGAAACTCAGAAACTCAACAATGGCGTAAGGCCACTGTTCAATCACTCAAAAGTTTCATTTTTGTGGCTTGATTATCCGTTTTACACATCAAACAACaactacattgtctctaaactatattTCTATAAGAATCCAATTATTTCTATACCTAAATACCGAATTTTAACTCAATTAtacaaatactctaaaataactcgaaaagTAAAAAATTTACCGATTAAATAGAGTTTTGAACTTGATAGAATGTTGATAGTTGATGTTGACAATGTCGGCCGAACTCGGGAGAAAGAAATGCACTATTGGGGAAGTTTGATTTTTGGGGCTGAGAGAGTAtgggttgaagaagatgaaaagtgAAGAATGAGGGAGGGAAAGGGTCTGACGTCAGTTTAACGTCAAatgcttctgtagatgcatctaccgaAATTTTTGTATGTACATCTACGAACAAAATAAAGTTACACAAAAAAAATTCTTCcaaagatgcatctacgaaagctgAAGGACATTTTTGCCAATTCGTAGGTGGGTGAAAGATCCATAAGATGTAGGGATAAATTCTTTGATATTTTCTCTAAATAATACCCAGCTGTAATTACTATTAAAATTTAACTTTACTGATTAtatataaagaataataataaaataaaatgattacaaaaaaagaacaaagtaaaaattaaaagaaataaagttaAAAATGAGAGTTAAAAGGTAATGATATAAAATTTAGAAATAAAGTTAAagcattattaattattaatttgttaaaaCTAACAAACTAAGAGAGACCAGCTACTAGGTGTAATTACCGTTAAAAGTttagtttaataaataaaatgattataTATAAGGAATAaggaataataataaaataaaattgggcAAGTTTGGAATTGTCATTCGGTTGTGTAAACCGTCCTCTTTGTCTGACTCTACTCTGGTTGTTGCTGCTACTCGGTTGCGTCTTTGATGAGAAAAAGTTTCCTCTGATCTTAACAACAATCCCAATCCGAACTCAAGAAATGAACATGAGTTTCCCTATCATCTTCTCCGCTGGAATTACTCTTCTGTTACAGGTACCTACTTGTTTTCTTCATTCCAATTCACTTCACTCTAACTctaccatcatcttcatcatctatgCTTATTCAGGTATTCCTCCTACTCTCTTCGCCTTCTTTCACCACCGCGATGTAAGTTACAGTTACTACCTTAATTCTTTCTAACTCTTTTCATTTCTCAATTCCTAATTAACACGCTTTTCTTTCTGTTTAGGGCAATCCATTCCGATCAATACTGCGCAATGTATGATATCTGTGGTCAACGCAGTGATGGCAAAGTTCTCAATTGCCCCTATTCTTCACCTGCCGTCAAGGTCTCAATCAATATCAAATTATCAACTaaccaaaccctattttaattttatatttacttACTATGCTTTTCAATTCCAGCCCGATGATCTATTCTCTGCTAAAATTCAAACTCTCTGTCCCTCtttaaatggaaatgtttgttgtACTGAGCAACAGTTTGAAACATTAAGGACACAGTCTCAACAGGCAACTtatctttctctttattttgttatttgtttcTGCACCTCTTTTACTATATATATTTACTCAACCATATTCATATCTTTCAGGCAGTACCCATTCTAGTTGGCTGTCCTGCTTGTTTGAGGAACTTTCTCAATCTTTTCTGTCAACTCTCTTGCTCTCCTAATCAGAGTCTCTTCATCAATGTCACTTCCGTTTCTGAGGTAATGCGTTTCAGTTTTGGACCTTATTTTGTACTAGCAGCACTCTTGTATTGACTTTTGAAGTTTATGCTCCATGGCATTTTATGCTTACAAGAATGTATTCAATGCTTATATATCGTTTTAAACTGGTTGTAATCAAAAGATCCAACTTGGTTGCGAGATGTATTGCCTATTGTTGAGGTTTATCATAATTTATGGATGGTTTGGGCAATGAATTTAGTCAATAACTAGATCAGCGTCTGTTGTAGATAGAGGCATATATTCTTATTGCAGGCTTACACTTATCTTATGACTGTAGGCTGTCCCTCTACTGGTTGTTAAAACcaataaactaaaaaataaaatgggCACTCTGTAGTGTGATTTGGTCTTATGAATTACTACCTCCAGACTATAGTTGTAATTTGGGATTGATCAATTTATGTTCATTTCAGGTTACTGGTAATACCACTGTGGACGGTATTGATTTTTATGTAACTGAAACTTTTGGAGATGGTTTATATCAAGCATGTAAGGACGTGAAATTTGGGACAATGAATACAAGGGCTATGGATTTTGTTGGGGCTGGAGCTAACAATTATGAAGGTGATCCATTATAACATGGTTGGATTTATTATATAAGTTGCATAAACTCTGTTAAACAAGTGATCTTGTCATTTCAATTTGAAAGCCCCCTCCCCCATGTTACGGTTGGTATCGTGGGAATTTATGGGCTCTTTAAGGAATGTATGCATTAGTTAGTGATGAGTGTATAAGTAATTAGGATTAGGCTATAGTCCAAGGAAGACCCCAAAATCAAGGGATTGCATCTTGAGTAAAAAAACTCAATGCTAGGACTCCTATATATATTTAGAAGACTGCCCACTCACTAAAAAAACCCATTACCTTcagaaaccctagttttcctcatTTCAGTTGCTAAACAGAAGCCTTCAGT is from Vicia villosa cultivar HV-30 ecotype Madison, WI unplaced genomic scaffold, Vvil1.0 ctg.000274F_1_1, whole genome shotgun sequence and encodes:
- the LOC131626229 gene encoding NPC intracellular sterol transporter 1-related protein 1-like isoform X1, producing the protein MNMSFPIIFSAGITLLLQVFLLLSSPSFTTAMAIHSDQYCAMYDICGQRSDGKVLNCPYSSPAVKPDDLFSAKIQTLCPSLNGNVCCTEQQFETLRTQSQQAVPILVGCPACLRNFLNLFCQLSCSPNQSLFINVTSVSEVTGNTTVDGIDFYVTETFGDGLYQACKDVKFGTMNTRAMDFVGAGANNYEEWFAFLGAKVPPGGPGSPYSIHFKTTIPDSSPMKPMNASVYSCNDTSLGCSCGDCPSAPVCSSSEPSPPVIKEPCSIRMGSMKVRCVDFSIALLYILLVFVLFGWVFLQRTRQEKRVGSNVEPLLNDMGGEGSSFTNIPRDETHPEEVCT